In Mercenaria mercenaria strain notata chromosome 15, MADL_Memer_1, whole genome shotgun sequence, a single genomic region encodes these proteins:
- the LOC123555558 gene encoding nose resistant to fluoxetine protein 6-like, whose translation MYKTSKLLLVYALVNLCLCQQSSNDTVDYFNLLQHAHQTNEMARKYSSEENMSPTEHLHLTSKQDKVTARAEEILASGLDAEVPYDVSGRCLNHTKLFIEALIRRELWAFRVIDAMGKPDSDLLDFHTKWVGNWEECLAVQAIEYENPVNKTGPSYPYTGKYCIASFPLGSAAEFGQIAALMIGMCYPDSCSSADATALAKTLVSLIPVNVTIPVSVVCREKSLEYSSKAIVVIVICSLFAALIVIATGYDIFVQQFLTNKHSGYRRMNKGSEYGSINEVNNGHLSNGHVTVITESTPLYTDDLKTSDKDHSQQKIKKKASDGKYQPGTLGKLLLSFSVYSNAPKIFNTSQPAGTLTSVNGIRFVSMTWVILGHTYAFGLTLTDNVATYFPQLMKRFTFQAVSNATVSVDTFFVLSGLLVSYLSLREMKKSGGARRFKWGMFYFHRFWRLTPPYMLLLMLYVPTFKYWADGPFWPQTGTDVDECKDTWWTNLLYINNIVRSDKMVHKLSPLWGTISCLLLILVNFISAGIISKHYDINANFLLNQNANDAMQEIYIKPWARIGPYVIGFFTGYILYITECKVKMSKLLNIIGWLVATGVALMVLYGLYTSDGSPKLGVDTSALYNATFRTAWGMCVAWVIFACASGYGGPVNKLLSWRAIIPLSRLTYCAYLVHPLVLYTYYYSRRTLMRWYDLELIYLFLGHLCVSYAAAFVISLAFESPMMGLEKVLLGRKKNS comes from the exons ATGTATAAGACAAGTAAATTATTATTGGTATATGCATTAGTAAATCTATGTTTGTGCCAACAGAGTTCAAATGATACCGTTGATTACTTTAACTTGCTTCAACACGCCCATCAAACGAATGAAATGGCTAGAAAATATTCCAGTGAAGAGAACATGTCACCAACCGAACATTTACATTTGACGAGCAAGCAAGATAAAGTGACAGCACGTGCGGAGGAAATACTCGCGTCTGGACTGGATGCTGAAGTCCCGTATGACGTCAGCGGGCGGTGCCTAAACCATACAAAGCTATTTATAGAAGCTTTAATTCGACGAGAGCTATGGGCTTTTAGAG tgaTCGACGCGATGGGAAAACCAGATAGTGACCTTCTAGACTTTCACACAAAATGGGTAGGTAACTGGGAAGAATGCCTCGCAGTTCAAGCAATAGAGTACGAGAATCCCGTGAACAAGACAGGACCAAGTTACCCTTACACCGGAAAATACTGTATTGCGTCGTTTCCGTTAGGATCTGCA GCAGAGTTTGGGCAAATAGCAGCCTTGATGATCGGCATGTGTTATCCCGACTCCTGTAGCTCCGCTGACGCAACAGCCTTAGCTAAAACAC TGGTTAGTTTGATTCCTGTCAATGTGACTATACCAGTAAGTGTGGTGTGTAGAGAAAAGTCTTTGGAGTATTCAAGCAAAGCAATAGTTGTTAT tgttaTATGTTCCCTGTTTGCAGCACTTATTGTCATAGCAACAGGCTACGATATTTTTGTACAACAGTTTCTTACAAATAAACACTCGGGATACAGACGTATG AATAAAGGATCAGAATATGGCTCTATCAATGAAGTTAATAATGGACATCTTTCAAATGGTCACGTGACAGTCATTACGGAATCAACACCACTTTACACTGATGACTTGAAAACTAGTGATAAAGACCATTCTCAacagaaaataaagaagaaagcATCAGATGGAAAGTATCAACCAG GAACTTTGGGAAAGTTGCTATTATCATTCTCTGTATACTCAAATGCTCCAAAGATTTTTAACACCAGCCAACCTGCCGGAACATTGACCAGTGTTAATGGAATACGTTTCGTCAGTATGACATGGGTTATATTAGGACACACGTATGCCTTTGGGCTCACCTTAACTG ATAACGTCGCTACATATTTTCCACAACTGATGAAGAGATTCACATTTCAAGCAGTGTCTAATGCTACAGTCTCTGTTGACACGTTTTTCGTTCTGAg TGGCCTACTGGTATCATATCTTTCATTACGTGAAATGAAGAAGAGTGGAGGAGCTCGCAGATTTAAGTGGGGAATGTTTTACTTTCATAGATTCTGGAg GCTGACACCACCATACATGCTACTGCTCATGTTGTATGTGCCAACATTTAAATACTGGGCGGATGGACCATTCTGGCCACAGACAGGAACAGATGTCGATGAATGTAAAGACACGTGGTGGACAAATTTGTTGTATATCAATAACATTGTCAGGAGTGACAAAATGGTACACAAGCT TTCGCCGCTGTGGGGTACTATTTCTTGCTTATTGCTGATCTTGGTAAACTTCATTAGCGCGGGCATAATTTCCAAACATTACGACATAAATGCAAACTTTTTACTTAA TCAAAATGCGAATGATGCCATGCAAGAGATCTACATCAAACCCTGGGCTCGGATAGGACCATATGTCATAGGGTTTTTCACGGGCTATATTCTATACATAACTGAATGTAAAGTTAAAATGTCAAAG TTATTAAATATAATCGGTTGGCTTGTTGCAACAGGAGTTGCTTTGATGGTTTTGTATGGGCTATATACTTCAGACGGCTCTCCGAAACTGGGTGTTGATACATCAGCGTTGTATAATGCCACATTTAGGACGGCATGGGGAATGTGTGTAGCATGGGTGATATTTGCATGCGCTTCTGGATATGGAG GTCCTGTAAATAAATTGTTGTCATGGCGAGCAATTATTCCATTGAGTCGACTGACATATTGCGCCTACCTGGTACATCCGcttgttttatatacatattattataGCAGACGAACGCTGATGAGATGGTATGACCTGGAGCTG